A single Phragmites australis chromosome 4, lpPhrAust1.1, whole genome shotgun sequence DNA region contains:
- the LOC133915865 gene encoding dolabradiene monooxygenase-like has protein sequence MDIMIPFLVFFFLALVKFISRHATPSRTKQPALRLPPGPWQLPIIGSLHHLLLSRFSDLPHRALREMSAIYGPLMLLRFGSVPTLVVSSAEAAREVMRTHDIAFCSRHLSATLDIISCGGQGILFSPYNDRWRHLRKVCMLELFNQRRVLSIRPVREDEVARLLHNISSECGNGHPINLSEGICRMINDIVVRTSIGARCKYRDEFLHELDEAVRLTGGFNLADLYPSSRLVRRLSAAARDMGRCQRNIYRIIKSIMHERAVTPTPELEEDLLGVLLRLQREGGLQFALTDEILSTVIFDIFAAGSETSSTVLVWAMSELIKNPRVLQKAQSEVRETFKGRDKLCEDDMVNLSYLHLVLKEALRLHAPAPLLLPRQCRETCQVMGYDVTKGTKVFVNVWAIARDNKLWDDAEEFRPERFDGSSIDFRGTDFEYTPFGAGRRICPGIMHGLANMELVLASLLYHFDWELPVGVTYEQLDMTEAFGITVRRKSRLWLQAKPRINFLSNPK, from the exons ATGGACATCATGATCCcgtttctagttttcttcttcctcgcccTCGTCAAGTTCATCAGCCGCCATGCCACACCATCGCGCACAAAGCAGCCAGCTCTTCGCCTCCCACCGGGGCCATGGCAGCTGCCAATCATCGGAAGCctgcaccacctcctcctgtcACGCTTCAGCGATCTGCCTCACCGGGCACTGCGCGAGATGTCCGCAATATACGGGCCACTCATGCTCCTCCGCTTTGGCTCCGTGCCTACGCTGGTGGTCTCCTCGGCCGAGGCTGCTAGGGAGGTCATGAGGACACACGATATCGCTTTCTGCAGCCGCCACCTGAGCGCCACCCTCGACATCATCAGTTGCGGTGGCCAAGGCATCCTCTTCTCCCCCTACAACGACCGGTGGCGTCATCTCCGTAAGGTGTGCATGCTCGAGCTCTTCAACCAGCGTCGCGTGCTCTCGATCCGGCCCGTCCGGGAAGACGAGGTGGCGCGCCTCCTCCACAACATATCCAGCGAGTGTGGCAATGGCCACCCCATCAACCTCAGTGAGGGAATCTGCCGCATGATAAATGACATCGTCGTACGCACGTCCATCGGCGCTCGGTGCAAGTACCGGGACGAATTCTTGCATGAGCTCGATGAAGCAGTGCGGCTGACCGGCGGGTTTAATCTGGCTGACTTGTACCCATCCTCGCGGCTCGTGCGCCGGCTAAGCGCGGCCGCGAGGGACATGGGAAGGTGCCAAAGGAACATCTACCGTATCATCAAGAGTATCATGCATGAGCGTGCTGTCACACCGACGCCGGAGCTAGAGGAGGACCTCCTCGGTGTCCTCTTGAGGCTGCAGAGGGAAGGTGGCCTGCAGTTTGCTCTCACCGACGAGATACTCAGCACCGTCATTTTC GATATTTTTGCTGCCGGGAGTGAGACGTCATCAACAGTACTAGTATGGGCCATGTCCGAGCTCATTAAGAATCCACGAGTCTTGCAGAAAGCACAGTCAGAGGTGAGAGAGACGTTTAAAGGACGAGACAAGTTATGTGAAGATGATATGGTCAATTTAAGCTATCTACATTTGGTGCTCAAGGAGGCTTTAAGGTTGCACGCTCCAGCACCATTGTTGCTCCCCCGACAGTGTCGTGAGACATGTCAAGTTATGGGTTACGACGTGACGAAGGGAACCAAGGTATTTGTGAACGTTTGGGCAATAGCAAGGGACAACAAGTTATGGGATGATGCCGAGGAATTCAGGCCAGAAAGGTTTGATGGTAGCAGTATTGATTTTAGAGGCACTGACTTTGAGTACACTCCATTTGGCGCAGGCAGGAGAATATGCCCTGGCATCATGCACGGGCTGGCGAACATGGAGCTGGTGCTCGCTAGCCTTCTTTATCACTTCGATTGGGAGCTGCCCGTTGGGGTCACCTATGAACAGCTTGACATGACAGAGGCCTTTGGTATAACAGTAAGAAGGAAGTCTAGGCTGTGGCTGCAGGCAAAACCTCGCATTAATTTTCTATCTAATCCCAAATAA